The stretch of DNA TCTCGAATCAATTGATATTTATATACTAACCAATTTCCATTCTCTCAAGtttcatttaattatatcaatgaacttggcaaatgtcattttaaTCGAAAAGAGACCACATAAGGAACAAAGACAAAGTCCAAACTCACTCTTCTTCCATACACGGTCAATGCTGATAAGCCCCTAAGCAATATGCATAATCACATGAGTAAAGAAATAATGACATAAATAATGAGAATAACTGAAAATCTAGATGTATTTCAAATAAACACAAAAAGAACTGAGTCTGGTTTATCATAAATTATAAGGCTGTCTGAATGAGGAAAGAAAGATGacaaaaatccaaacaaaaacaGACAGACTAACAAacattaagaaaacaaaatgacTAGTATCCTCCTTTAAGGTCGTTAACCACATCATAAGGAATTGGAGTGACTGTTTCCAATGTAGCACCCTCAACCTTGAAACCAGGTTTAGGACCCTCTGGCTTGCGCTTGGTGCTAATGACCTCACCCTTTGCCTTAGCTTCAGCCTTGAGTTGATCGTTCTTGATCTTCCTCAAACGGAACTCTTCAGTACACCTAGAAGGCATAACATGCTCCACACGAACATGAATCCTCTTTCTCAAAATCTTGTTCCTAACCTGAATCAGACACGGCAACATTTTAATATAGTAAAAACATGCAAACCAAGATCAGCAAGTTTGCATTAACTTCTCTATAATCTAGCACCACTAGTTGAAAAGAAAActgaaattattttcaaatttttacaaGAACTCAAACCTAATAGCTTATCTCATAAACTGATGTCATGTTTGAATAAACAACCTAATAaagattttattatatgataaaacaaaattaaatggTTTTCATGTAAGTCACAAGCGGGTCAATTAAATGGTTATCATATGAGGGACAATTCAATAAGCTGAAAACAGCTTATCAACATGTTTAAGTTATTTCAACAAGCCTTTCTAAACAGTATCACAACTGCTTACGCCAGTCATTaagctcaaataagtcaatctaAACAGCACTAAAAcctaattttttataacaaaacaaaCTTCTAACCTATAAACTTAAAAGAGTATATTAATTAGACTAACAAAGCAAATAATAATGTCATTAACAGTATCATACGCTAATCCAACCCTAGCACAAGCAATAAACTGAAACAAagaacaaaacaattaaataactaacaataaacaaaaagaaaacaacaaaatataacttaaattattaaatcaacGAAAGTACAGAGAGATTGAACAATAAAAATGGTTAACTGAGGCGgaataaaatcaaatgaaatcAAAAGTGCAGAGCACAAACATTTGAATAGAAATGAAACAGCTTAAATTCCAAATGTTATAAAgcatataaactaaaattactaattgatttttattgCGATTAATAAATACCTGCTTGTTGACCTCGACACCGATGGCGCGTTTAGTGACATTCCAGACACGACCGGTACGTCCATGGTAGAACTTGTGAGGCATACCTTTGTGTACGGCACCGTTAACCCTAATATCAACATAATCGCCGATGTGATAGGTTCTGAGGTAAGTGGTTAGGGCAATTGTACCCTTCTTTCTGAATGGACGAGAGAAAGAGTCTCTCGTGCGAGATCTCAAACCATGACCGGCCGGCATCTTTTCTAGGGTTTTTCTTTCGCCCAACTCTTTTTCCCCTTGGCGAACTCAGACTATAACTACTGAACCGAAATCTGTAATAAATATCGTTGAACCCTAGTTTCCTATTGGGCTTTTCTAATTGGTTTACGTTAATGGGCCGGACTTTTAtatcttctttcttcttcttgtaTATAGCAAAAATAATATGTGATTATATCATCcactctttttttaatttatttttagtatgtTTGTATATCTATatgtttttacttaattttttttatatttatattctcCTATTTTTAGGTAAATAGtatagattaattttttcaGAGTAGTAGATATTTATTACTTATTGTTTATCGCTATTGATTACATTAGTATACtcatattacttttttatttaaatttattaaaagagaataattttaatgtattgtcaatataaaatatattttactatgaACAAATTGCAATGCATCATTTGTATTTTAAGTTAGATATGATAAAAGTCGATTAAatagttataattaattagcaatgtaaaaaatattttaattgttagCGCATATGAATTCATTAGTAGAGTTTTTAGGAAATAATTAATTGGTAGATGaactttttttgataaaaaaaattaattgcagttttggtctctctaCTATTACCAATTCACAGAATTGATctctctatttaaaaattcgACAGTTTTGGTATTTCtctcagatttttgaactaaaaaaaaataacaatttgacatattttaaatgaagtgatatacaattttatgatatagaaccaCATAGGTGCATTAATTATTcctatgtcattaattaaattaaaaatataatcaaattctGAAGTTGAAAGCTAAGTTTTTCAGcgttttattctaatttcattaataattattttacatcattgtatcatatattagattatttaaagtatattatgtcatcattttttagttaaaaaatcaaagggagagaccaaaactgtcgactattaaaatatgatgaccaattttatgaattagtaaaaattaggagactaaaattacaattaaactataaaaaaataagatatgaaACTTAAAAGAAGGCATAAGAATGAGTCATATTCGATTGAACTTAGTTTAAATTCGATTAAACTCCATGTTAATTGGTTtgctttgaaatttgaaatttgaaatttggcaCGTGTTTAACACAAATTACTTTTTAGTTTAAGGTTGAGTTAATTCAAGCTCTTGAAGCATTGGTTTGTCTAGTTGCCTCAAATCACAtgaactaaaaataatagtttagatttcatacattttttattacctacaaaaataaaaataattacataaacttagttatataaaaatataatttagatcTTATACATGCCTCGAGTTAGATGATTAACCAAACAAGTTGACTCTATTATTCAGTAAACCTAAATTTATGCTCATTTGGTTCTCATATCAAATCGCTTCTAAGAGTAATTTCAATTGTATTCAATTAAATGTCAACCCTACttagaaataaaatgaatatgcTTTAGGATAACTTTCTTGCTCATGTATGCTGTGGAATATAACTTTGTTTATGACTAATGAGAATGTACTGTAttttccaaaagaaaaaaaatttgaatcgGGATCTCAACTATGAGGATAGACAATTTTTGTGTTCTACGATGCTAAACtgtttaccttttttttttgtacaaaaaaatTGGTTACCTCTAATGTTTTGCTTAACAATGAGGTTTATAATGTGGTAGAACGTAGTTTGGGAATACTATTCAATGTTGTCATGGTCATTTACTGAAAAGAATAAGCAAACGAAATGGATATGGCTAACCTTTTTCATATGAGATACCATTATGGTGatagcaaaaaaataaaaaataaatactattatGGAGAATGGTATTAAGTATTAACCTAGATGTTCAATCACGTTTGTATTATTATAGAAACTATATGTAACGAGACATATAAGCTTTTTGTAAAGCAAGTCACCTCACacaaaattgaatttgaagttCACCAAACTATACAAAATTTATTCCCGTGTCCGTTGAAAGGAGGACTCATGTTATAAAACGGGTTGAATGATTATTAGGTGATGAAGCATTTTAGCCAAACGCCCATCAAATTTAGTTGTATGTTTATATTTCCCTGGCTATGTTTTACCAGAAAATATGTATGGTATACCATACTCGTGTTTGTACAAAGACGTATTAGAGCGGGGGATCTTTACAATAATATGTGCAGAAGCAAGTGGCATCCTTGCATTCTCCAATGCCATAGGGTTCTTTAGAGCACTCTTGAAAGCATTTATGCACCTCACAATTGCTTATGTGGATCAGCTTGTGGCACCAATGTTCTGGAATCTTCATCCCATGAGCACCAAAATTAGAGGCCAATCCACCTAACCTCATTATATATATTCGATGATAGTCAATGAATTTTCACTTCGGTAATGAGAAATGATGAAGACACAAAAACTGGGACACAAAAGTGagctcaaaataaatttaagtgcATCAATCATATttgaagttaaaaataaaatcaattcaaattaaaaatcaattttagatgtaaaataaattttaattaatatgacTCAcacatgtcaaaatcaatttttatgtaTCTGAAATCATTTTCGACTCCTCCCAAAACCAAACAGACACTTAATCGTAGAAACAAAAACAATTGAATACTTAATGGTATTTATTGCTACTACATCTTTTTTAGTCAACTCATTAGCCACATATGAACCTACAAATCATAAGGGTTGAAATTAGTGAATGAGAGACCAGAGGGATGCATAGATGATAATATAGAAGGAACATAGAGATCTACCTCTTATTTAGCTACTTTATTCTTTtactacaaaatattaataattagtggattgtgttgatttgggTGGAAGTTAGTGTTTGTTAATATGAATTAAAGTTTAACCCATAATATGTTCATCACCCTTCTCAAACCATCAATCCACCATGTAACGCTCATAGAGAAATCCATATCACGTTCATATTGTGAGAAGAGGGGGAAAAAAAAGAACTAGGGGAGATGAAATTAATACCTGACAAAATAAACATAAGTAGAAGATGGGAGAGTATGCAAGTTGTTTTCATCTTTCTACATCCACCAGCAATGGTCCCTAAATTTTCACTATGTCTAAAACACGAATGTAAGCGCAAACGGAAATAGATTGATATTTATGGTGCATATACTCATCAAGAACTCGAGTTATATTTCAGAATCgaaaaagcaaaacaaaatcatgttTAGCCTAAGTCCTTATATGTGATAATGTGAAAGAGCTTTATTAAGCTTGAAGCAAAGAATCTAACGACCCAACTATGCTTTATGTAGTACTTGGAACATGTTTCTTCCTTAGACATCTATTCTTTTCTTTGTACTTACTCTATTACTCTTCATTGAAATTATTGAGTAAATTGATTCAACTGTAACACGTGCCAAATGGTAGAAATAGGTTAGCAAGTTTTCTGCATGAAATCAGATAATGTCGACCTTTATA from Cicer arietinum cultivar CDC Frontier isolate Library 1 chromosome 3, Cicar.CDCFrontier_v2.0, whole genome shotgun sequence encodes:
- the LOC101492631 gene encoding large ribosomal subunit protein eL21z/eL21y-like, encoding MPAGHGLRSRTRDSFSRPFRKKGTIALTTYLRTYHIGDYVDIRVNGAVHKGMPHKFYHGRTGRVWNVTKRAIGVEVNKQVRNKILRKRIHVRVEHVMPSRCTEEFRLRKIKNDQLKAEAKAKGEVISTKRKPEGPKPGFKVEGATLETVTPIPYDVVNDLKGGY